A stretch of the Panthera uncia isolate 11264 chromosome D1, Puncia_PCG_1.0, whole genome shotgun sequence genome encodes the following:
- the TIMM8B gene encoding mitochondrial import inner membrane translocase subunit Tim8 B, which produces MAELGEADEAELQRLVAAEQQKAQFTAQVHHFMELCWDKCVEKPGNRLDSRTENCLSSCVDRFIDTTLAITSRFAQIVQKGGQ; this is translated from the exons ATGGCGGAGCTGGGTGAGGCGGACGAAGCGGAGTTGCAGCGCCTGGTGGCAGCCGAACAACAGAAAGCGCAGTTCACGGCACAG gtGCATCACTTCATGGAGCTATGCTGGGATAAATGTGTGGAGAAGCCAGGGAATCGCCTAGACTCTCGCACTGAAAACTGCCTCTCCAGCTGTGTGGACCGCTTCATTGACACTACTCTTGCTATCACCAGTCGCTTTGCCCAGATTGTACAGAAAGGAGGGCAATAG
- the SDHD gene encoding succinate dehydrogenase [ubiquinone] cytochrome b small subunit, mitochondrial isoform X1 — protein MASLWRLGVLCGAQGGRALFLRIPVVRPAYVSAFLQDQPTPGQCRTQHIHLSPNHHAGSKASSLHWTGERVVSVLLLGLIPAAYLNPSSAMDYSLAAALTLHSHWGLGQVVTDYVHGDALQKTAKAGVLALSALTFAGLCYFNYHDVGICKAVAMLWKL, from the exons ATGGCGAGTCTCTGGCGGCTGGGTGTCCTGTGTGGTGCGCAAGGAGGCCGAG CTCTGTTTCTCCGAATTCCAGTAGTCAGACCTGCTTATGTCTCAGCATTTCTCCAGGACCAACCTACCCCAGGACAGTGTAGAACACAGCACATTCACCTGTCACCCAACCACCATg CTGGTTCCAAGGCTTCATCTCTCCACTGGACTGGTGAGAGGGTGGTCAGTGTTTTGCTCCTGGGCCTAATTCCAGCTGCttatttgaatcccagctctgcgaTGGACTACTCCTTGGCTGCAGCCCTCACGCTCCATAGTCACTG gggCCTTGGACAAGTGGTTACTGACTACGTTCATGGAGATGCTTTGCAGAAAACCGCCAAGGCAGGAGTTTTGGCCCTGTCAGCTTTAACCTTTGCTGGGCTGTGTTATTTCAACTATCATGATGTGGGCATCTGCAAAGCTGTTGCCATGCTGTGGAAGCTCTGA
- the SDHD gene encoding succinate dehydrogenase [ubiquinone] cytochrome b small subunit, mitochondrial isoform X2: protein MASLWRLGVLCGAQGGRALFLRIPVVRPAYVSAFLQDQPTPGQCRTQHIHLSPNHHGALDKWLLTTFMEMLCRKPPRQEFWPCQL, encoded by the exons ATGGCGAGTCTCTGGCGGCTGGGTGTCCTGTGTGGTGCGCAAGGAGGCCGAG CTCTGTTTCTCCGAATTCCAGTAGTCAGACCTGCTTATGTCTCAGCATTTCTCCAGGACCAACCTACCCCAGGACAGTGTAGAACACAGCACATTCACCTGTCACCCAACCACCATg gggCCTTGGACAAGTGGTTACTGACTACGTTCATGGAGATGCTTTGCAGAAAACCGCCAAGGCAGGAGTTTTGGCCCTGTCAGCTTTAA